One genomic region from Phragmites australis chromosome 1, lpPhrAust1.1, whole genome shotgun sequence encodes:
- the LOC133888076 gene encoding protein SENESCENCE-ASSOCIATED GENE 21, mitochondrial-like, giving the protein MDRVASSCVSLLTQRRGYSVAAAMVKGAGRRTDEKKVAAVAAKRAMGKKDVNMAAAAAEEKTAWVPDPVTGYYRPAGSAKEVDAAELRAKLLAQPAVN; this is encoded by the exons ATGGACAGAGTTGCATCAAGCTGTGTCAGCCTTCTCACACAAAG GAGGGGGTACTCCGTGGCCGCGGCCATGGTGAAGGGAGCCGGGCGGAGGACCGACGAGAAGAAGGTGGCGGCAGTAGCGGCCAAGCGCGCGATGGGCAAGAAGGACGTGAACatggcggccgccgcggcagagGAGAAGACGGCGTGGGTGCCGGACCCGGTGACCGGGTACTACCGCCCGGCGGGTAGCGCCAAGGAGGTGGACGCGGCGGAGCTGCGCGCCAAGTTGCTGGCGCAGCCCGCCGTGAACTGa